In Prunus dulcis chromosome 2, ALMONDv2, whole genome shotgun sequence, a single genomic region encodes these proteins:
- the LOC117619037 gene encoding uncharacterized protein LOC117619037 has protein sequence MEKNQQDKEEYMDQKREAGCKGACEFISRKHLSDDIMPHILNLYGSCATASDFQIYSPNASFEDPLMCARGLKQIKSAFYSLPKIFSESRIVEYDITENMISPGNHEILIDNKQHYKFMGKDVDVISLIKLHLLEGKVVRHEDWWDKKPLWNRETVKIPLIGRVVEMTRRGSMLATHVLMGFGKDPSTGIK, from the exons ATGGAGAAAAACCAACAAG ATAAGGAAGAGTATATGGATCAGAAAAGGGAAGCGGGCTGCAAAGGAGCATGCGAATTTATTTCAAGAAAGCACCTTTCTGATGATATAATGCCTCACATTCTTAACCT ATATGGATCATGTGCAACGGCCTCTGACTTTCAAATCTACAGTCCAAATGCTTCCTTTGAGGACCCACTGATGTGTGCTCGTGG GTTGAAGCAGATCAAATCAGCGTTTTATTCACTTCCCAAG ATCTTTAGTGAATCAAGAATTGTGGAATACGACATCACAGAAAATATGATTTCACCAGGAAATCATGAG ATATTGATTGATAACAAACAACATTACAAGTTCATGGGGAAAGACGTAGATGTGATATCACTCATCAAATTGCACCTTTTGGAAGGAAAAGTTGTTCGCCATGAAGATTG GTGGGACAAGAAGCCTCTTTGGAATAGAGAAACAGTTAAGATACCGCTGATTGGCCGCGTTGTGGAAATGACTCGTCGGGGTTCAATGTTGGCAACTCATGTTTTGATGGGGTTTGGAAAGGATCCATCCACGGGTATAAAATGA
- the LOC117617892 gene encoding exocyst complex component EXO70A1-like: protein MGVLTTGMGGDSLSLKAAMMRESLQKSQTITDSVVSILGSFDHRLSALETAMRPTQIRTHSIRKAHENIDKTLKAAEVILAQFDLSRQAESKILRGPREDLESYLEAIDQLRSNIRFFSSNKGFKSSDGVLSQANSLLAKAILKLEDEFKQLLLSYSKPVEPERLFDCLPNSLRPSSGSPGDYSGKNPSNNHAEHHNSSLENAIYTPPTLIPPRVIPLLHDLAQQMFQAGHQQQLLIIYRDTRSSVLEESLHKLGVEKLSKDDVQKMQWEILEAKIGNWIHYMRIAVKLLFAGERKVCDQMFEAFDSLGDQCFAEVTRSSVSVLLSFGEAIANSKRSPEKLFVLLDMYEIMRELHSEIEMIFIGKACAEIRESASSLTKRLAQTAKKTFGDFEEAVERDATKTAVSDGTVHPLTSYVINYVKFLFDYQSTLKQLFKEFENGDEGGSQLASVTMQIMQALQTNLDGKSKQYRDPSLTHLFLMNNIHYMVRSVRRSEAKDLLGDDWVQRHRRIVQQHANQYKRNAWGKILQCLSIQGLTSSGGGSSVAGDGGSSSGVSRAIVKDRFKTFNMQFEDLHQKQSQWTVPDTELRESLRLAVAEVLLPAYRSFIKRYGPLVESGKNPQKYIRYTAEDLERMLGEFFEGKNVNEPKR from the exons atgggTGTTTTGACAACAGGAATGGGCGGCGATTCACTGAGCCTTAAAGCAGCCATGATGAGAGAGTCACTGCAAAAGAGCCAAACCATCACTGACAGCGTCGTCTCCATTCTCGGCTCCTTTGACCACCGCCTCTCCGCCCTTGAAACCGCCATGCGTCCTACCCAG ATTAGAACGCATTCTATCCGGAAAGCACATGAGAACATTGATAAGACCTTGAAGGCTGCTGAGGTTATACTGGCACAATTCGATCTTTCTCGCCAG GCTGAGTCCAAAATACTTAGAGGGCCACGTGAGGACTTGGAAAGTTATCTAGAAGCAATTGATCAGCTAAGAAGCAATATACGGTTCTTTAGTAGCAACAAAGGCTTTAAGAGTAGCGATGGGGTTCTCAGTCAAGCAAATAGTTTGCTTGCTAAAGCTATTTTAAAGCTTGAAGATGAGTTCAAGCAGCTGCTGTTGTCTTACAG caAACCTGTGGAGCCTGAACGCCTTTTTGATTGCCTCCCAAACTCATTAAGGCCATCTTCAGGGTCTCCTGGTGATTACAGTGGCAAGAATCCATCCAATAATCATGCTGAACACCACAACAGTAGCTTAGAAAATGCTATTTACACACCTCCTACTCTAATACCACCACGGGTTATTCCACTGTTGCATGATTTAGCCCAGCAAATGTTTCAAGCTGGTCACCAACAGCAGTTGCTAATAATTTACAG GGATACTCGTTCTTCAGTTTTGGAAGAAAGCCTTCACAAATTGGGGGTCGAAAAACTTAGCAAGGATGATGTTCAGAAAATGCAATGGGAGATTTTGGAGGCCAAGATTGGGAACTGGATTCATTACATGCGTATAGCT GTCAAATTACTGTTTGCTGGTGAACGGAAAGTTTGTGATCAAATGTTTGAAGCCTTTGATTCTCTCGGTGACCAATGTTTTGCTGAAGTTACCAGAAGTAGTGTCTCAGTTTTACTTAGTTTTGGAGAGGCGATTGCTAACAGCAAGAGATCCCCGGAAAAGTTATTCGTACTTTTAGACATGTACGAGATAATGCGGGAGCTGCACTCTGAG ATTGAAATGATCTTCATAGGTAAAGCTTGTGCTGAAATTAGAGAATCAGCGTCAAGCTTGACAAAACGGCTTGCCCAGACCGCGAAAAAGACCTTTGGTGATTTTGAAGAAGCAGTTGAAAGGGATGCAACAAAAACTGCTGTATCTGATGGCACTGTCCATCCTTTGACAAGCTATGTGATCAACTATGTGAAGTTTCTTTTTGA TTACCAATCAACCTTGAAGCAACTTTTtaaagaatttgaaaatggAGATGAAGGTGGTTCACAATTAGCCTCTGTCACGATGCAAATAATGCAGGCTCTTCAGACCAATTTGGATGGGAAATCTAAGCAGTATAGAGATCCTTCTTTAACTCACCTATTTCTCATGAACAATATTCATTATATGGTCAGATCGGTGCGCAG ATCTGAAGCCAAAGATTTGTTAGGAGATGATTGGGTGCAAAGACACCGGAGGATTGTGCAGCAGCATGCAAATCAATACAAAAGAAATGCTTGGGGGAAG ATTCTGCAGTGCCTCTCCATTCAAGGCTTGACCTCATCTGGTGGTGGTAGTTCAGTAGCTGGTGATGGAGGAAGTAGCAGTGGAGTTTCACGAGCAATTGTTAAAGATAG GTTCAAGACGTTCAATATGCAATTTGAGGACCTTCATCAAAAACAATCTCAGTGGACAGTTCCTGATACTGAGTTGCGAGAGTCACTGAGACTTGCAGTAGCTGAAGTCTTATTGCCTGCCTACAGATCTTTCATAAAACGTTATGG GCCTCTAGTTGAGAGTGGGAAGAACCCCCAAAAGTATATCAGATACACAGCAGAGGATCTTGAACGAATGCTGGGTGAATTCTTTGAGGGCAAGAACGTGAATGAACCCAAGAGGTAG